The following coding sequences lie in one Takifugu flavidus isolate HTHZ2018 chromosome 4, ASM371156v2, whole genome shotgun sequence genomic window:
- the hemk1 gene encoding MTRF1L release factor glutamine methyltransferase, whose product MWRKCLNPRSRWVHPKGLWTTFSVHRCSIPPLPAGRITTLEALDIWKRHFIVKGVSEPEHSSNYIIAHVLGAKTIESVEHDKLSQLLGQDKTGQIWQLCTKRLSRMPVQYVIEEWEFRDLTLKMRPPVFIPRPETEELVELVLSDLKTGTEVGADTQQTCLEVGCGSGAVSLSLLKGLPQLQVFAVDQSQDAVDLTAENAVRLGLQDRLQVHRLDVMTGKETLFSLCSPVTALVSNPPYLFSEDMKSLEPEISRFEDHMALDGGEDGLNIIKNILSLAPQILSNHGRVYLEVEPRHPAMIQHWVEANEDELRYVETRHDITGRPRYCILQKEKSNKDLQPNMDRGAQILLHGL is encoded by the exons ATGTGGAGAAAGTGTCTCAACCCACGCAGCAGATGGGTTCACCCCAAG GGGCTTTGGACCACCTTTTCAGTGCACAGATGCAGCATACCTCCCTTACCTGCAGGCAGGATCACGACACTTGAAGCTCTTGACATATGGAAGAGGCACTTCATTGTCAAAGGGGTATCCGAGCCTGAACATTCCAGCAATTACATCATTGCTCATGTGCTTGGAGCTAAGACT ATTGAAAGTGTCGAACACGATAAGTTATCGCAGCTTCTGGGGCAGGATAAGACGGGGCAGATATGGCAGCTCTGCACCAAACGTCTGTCGAG AATGCCCGTGCAGTATGTGATAGAGGAGTGGGAGTTCAGAGACCTGACGCTGAAGATGAGGCCTCCAGTCTTCATACCAAGACCTGAAACTGAG GAACTGGTGGAACTGGTGCTGAGTGATTTGAAGACTGGGACTGAGGTGGGTGCAGACACCCAGCAGACTTGCTTGGAAGTGGGATGTGGCTCAGGAGCCGTTAGTCTCAGTCTGCTCAAGGGTCTGCCTCAG CTGCAGGTGTTCGCAGTGGACCAGAGTCAGGATGCAGTGGATTTAACCGCAGAGAACGCTGTGAG GTTGGGATTACAGGACAGATTACAGGTTCATCGGTTAGATGTGATGACAGGCAA AGAAACCCTGTTCAGCCTCTGTAGCCCCGTCACAGCTTTAGTTAGTAACCCTCCATATTTGTTCTCCGAAGACATGAAATCTTTGGAACCTGAAATTTCCAG GTTTGAAGACCACATGGCTTTagatggaggtgaagatggTCTAAACATTATCAAAAACATTTTGAGTCTGGCTCCACAGATCTTGTCAAATCACGG TCGAGTTTACTTGGAGGTGGAGCCCCGACACCCAGCGATGATCCAACACTGGGTGGAGGCGAACGAGGACGAGCTGCGTTACGTGGAGACCCGACATGACATCACAGGCAG GCCTCGATACTGCATCCTTCAAAAGGAGAAGTCAAAC